From Strigops habroptila isolate Jane chromosome 10, bStrHab1.2.pri, whole genome shotgun sequence, one genomic window encodes:
- the ZNF318 gene encoding zinc finger protein 318 isoform X2, giving the protein MADGPIFTRGLSCPRGLERYPSHEEQPSSPFIMRHDEDYRNRDVFLHRSDYSPHYGRREELPRGSDRDGDKLRKSSYPLRPEERGREIKRPRYEKDEKMHGVSGEHQGFSSGTRNYRRRSRSRSRSPSPSYLNEEFRELDRARRKREEEERSRNLNHDISGSGYVIPGLTNTLQTSEPRYTYRPEEIPSMPKKSILKKRVEMEVESPVQPEGFSSSLAPGKDLPLLSSHSSLSQSNDTAPFASEVENFLKGFNKDSVVESANKDLHDGLYEWSPLSGTPKDSFTFEEKFGSFLSHKEKVEPKSEPTDRPTDFLLPHERASQDGSGFSRILGMMADSVSAQEKRRRSFPDIEDEEKFLYGDEDEDTKTESLPVQKPTVSCGNEIINQKVSPPPSPAPPVKLDPLEEPNAEYAKIHDLLKTIGLDIGVAEIGKLAVRTQERLHGKKLASRSPDRRSSDSRRLDPWDLRRSRSDTRSPESGQQRSASPPVSFQQSKDACSLQKSEYIKNKPVGQDIPPCAPEQSLPPVPLIPSVPPAPAGLPPTPTSVSQYQIPNYSQFTPTQMPQNYPPPTMAPPGYDAYGHYMAYAAPGWTMYPPAQQPNPTLPEAHGLLTMAMSANPTRPNLRVIETVSMGKDVPDLKRDGSVLVHVPTTPAHSKVPLRLSSHPLKNNTEKMSDEKNRAAQKQKVIEEREKLKNEREARQKKLYYLKTELDRLRKQQGEMLRKKRREKDGHKDPLLVEVNRLQENIMKEISELHKESDAADKKQSELDKVAQILGINIFEKPRKPSVETKDSSEKNSKSENAKSLEKTSSSNKESKTTNEKSRGRSPKPAESSSQSSKHPFQLANIYEYYDAGNHWCKDCNTICGTMFDFFTHMHNKKHRQTLDPYNRPWASKTQSETKQDSIKRIDKITVPAKGSEFLIPITGYYCQLCHEFFGDQISAEQHVKSHPHNEKYKKYIDENPLYEERRNLDRQAGLAVVLETERRRQNELKRKLVEKQKEEKDEKKPKIIKKEETKGIPELGEGTSETQGKIDSSGRKMGIKLKLKKEEKKEEKKEEKKEESKKESPSQTSFGKFSWKKTERDDKTPAGAIPKEESTEGNKEENKCQSAKPHVKPIEIKLSGKTVIPHTSPWTPVVVTSTPAKILPNLPVPTMIFRKSTTATVSKPAPLNTFLSIKSSGATTKPLPVVKETNADLLLPPDIISKAFGGEEVILKGAEEDLKAAEKSESSQTSDIPPPPPPPIAVQQTAVIPADEVAPGVSESEQTMLAMPVRPPPPPPSTAFSEQAKKVEKRNSCLATANAKDLYDIFYSSGGKSSADSKPASSALPNGENGNLTKPADISANPKTNNSSSSSKEDSQNVATEVSQVHSTDKSSELGKTDIQETLILHNDMSPDIENGIQKDVGQKFQTLLSTDVRNKLREDSSHCNNQVTGHWVLSENQAEMNKKTLQPQLSEMSVTEWPETKTASGFQIPAEMGLVDIRGREQVGSQVFCDLQKTEVQEKVGQEDANKTAVTDTNVPGTLEKDIEMKDWEVKEVKPELSLHPKTLLPETQNKIQNLGNSHLVEEKLSDNCRTHSETDSPGLLCNSQNTSSKEKALVAVMAGQNSIDASLKDVKLKNIALEVSHSGAFGKAPRFSETQSKISELTRSSGEWDTSRTSNGEQVITTCSCSESSWDLSGSPNVEVKTSSNEISASELTEAQPDTCLTNTETRSSISEAQENVQPEPSGHAVLDNQTQRQEVTWLVNTSSANIVELRSSVELVVEVEKKSLGHTGSEATLDNVFIKRGSKKVEIGGFSRAHSDLVQESVVALSADFHREHLSEEAVRAPETKHEVVRTSAANDFHLNSSHSGLNTEQSESLSADVHVDSKKVSLTSDDVKNNEFPSQKAELELRSADFSLGDTKVKHECFSILTTGLLNENIREVSKLETITSIRLESSKLKKLGNEKTVGETEITDFATLSSASREDEFCTRISETVMPQLGLQSSNSDTTEVVMPVLEMQGISPTSEILPQVEESKGGAVEMPSLSCDGGSAESQASGCMETFLPGLRETHGKEGGSGGKGACTILSKKTEQTETADSSLEATTKSGVTESLAESLAESPVG; this is encoded by the exons ccTGAAGGCTTTTCAAGCAGTCTGGCTCCCGGCAAGgatcttcctcttctttctagTCATTCGTCTTTGTCCCAGAGCAATGACACTGCTCCTTTTGCCTCTGAAGTGGAGAACTTTCTCAAAGGGTTTAATAAAGACTCTGTTGTAGAGTCTGCAAACAAGGACTTGCATGACGGTTTATATGAGTGGAGTCCCCTTTCTGGGACTCCCAAAGATTCTTTCACTTTTGAAGAGAAGTTTGGAAGCTTCTTAAGTCACAAGGAAAAGGTAGAACCCAAGTCAGAGCCTACTGATCGCCCTACTGACTTCCTGCTGCCTCATGAAAGGGCCAGTCAGGATGGCAGTGGTTTCTCCCGAATTCTGGGCATGATGGCTGATTCTGTAAGTGCTCAGGAGAAGAGGAGGCGTAGTTTTCCTGACATTGAGGATGAAGAGAAATTTCTTTATGGTGATGAGGATGAGGACACCAAAACTGAATCTCTGCCCGTTCAGAAGCCTACAGTGAGTTGTGGCAATGAGATAATAAACCAGAAAGTGAGcccacctccttctcctgctccgCCTGTCAAGCTGGATCCTTTAGAAGAGCCTAATGCTGAGTATGCAAAGATCCATGACTTACTCAAAACCATTGGACTTGACATTGGTGTTGCTGAAATTGGAAAACTGGCTGTTCGTACCCAGGAACGCCTTCATGGCAAAAAGCTGGCATCTCGTTCTCCTGATCGTCGCTCTTCAGATTCTCGCAGACTGGACCCTTGGGACTTGCGTCGCAGCCGAAGTGACACTCGTTCTCCTGAGTCAGGCCAGCAGCGCTCAGCATCACCTCCAGTCTCTTTCCAGCAGTCTAAAGATGCATGCTCTCTTCAGAAGTCAGAATATATTAAGAACAAGCCGGTGGGACAGGATATACCTCCATGTGCACCAGAACAGTCTCTTCCTCCTGTCCCTCTCATACCCTCAGttccaccagctcctgctggttTGCCGCCTACACCCACTTCTGTTTCTCAATATCAAATTCCCAACTATTCCCAGTTCACTCCCACTCAAATGCCCCAAAACTATCCACCTCCCACAATGGCTCCTCCAGGATATGATGCATATGGGCACTATATGGCGTATGCAGCCCCTGGCTGGACCATGTAcccccctgcccagcagcctAATCCTACACTGCCAGAAGCTCATGGTCTTCTTACTATGGCTATGTCAGCGAACCCCACGCGTCCCAATCTCCGAGTGATTGAGACAGTCTCTATGGGAAAGGATGTCCCCGATTTAAAACGAGATGGTTCAGTGCTCGTTCATGTCCCTACCACTCCTGCTCATTCCAAAGTGCCCCTTCGTCTGTCTTCACACCCTCtcaaaaataacacagaaaagatGTCAGATGAGAAAAACCGGGCAGCTCAAAAGCAGAAG GTGatagaagagagggaaaaactgaagaatgaaCGAGAAGCACGGCAGAAGAAGCTTTACTATCTCAAGACTGAATTGGACAGGCTTCGTAAACAGCAAG GAGAGATGTTGAGGAAAAAACGTCGTGAGAAGGATGGACACAAAGACCCCTTGTTGGTTGAGGTGAACAGACTACAAGAGAATATTATGAAGGAGATTTCAGAGCTGCATAAAGAATCTGATGCAGCTGACAAGAAGCAGTCCGAGCTCGACAAAGTAGCACAAATCCTGGGGATTAACATTTTTGAAAAACCCCGGAAACCATCTGTGGAAACCAAAGATTCCTCCGAGAAGAACAGCAagtcagaaaatgcaaaaagtcTAGAAAAAACATCTTCCTCCAACAAG GAATCAAAAACTACTAATGAAAAATCCAGAGGTAGAAGCCCGAAGCCAGCAGAATCCTCTTCACAGTCCTCCAAACATCCTTTCCAGTTGGCCAATATTTATGAATATTATGATGCAGGGAACCACTGGTGCAAAGACTGCAATACCATCTGCGGAACCATGTTTGACTTTTTCACACACATGCATAATAAGAAACACAGACAG ACCCTGGATCCTTACAACAGACCTTGGGCTTCGAAGACCCAGAGTGAGACCAAACAAGACTCCATAAAACGCATCGATAAGATAACTGTTCCTGCCAAAG GCTCTGAGTTTCTGATTCCTATCACTGGATATTATTGCCAGCTCTGTCATGAATTTTTTGGAGATCAGAtctcagcagagcagcatgTGAAAAGTCATCCCCACAATGAGAAATACAAG aaatacaTAGATGAAAACCCACTCTATGAAGAGAGGAGAAATCTAGACCGTCAGGCTGGATTGGCTGTAGTTCTGGAAACAGAGCGCAGGCGGCAGAATGAGCTGAAACGGAAACTAGTCgagaaacagaaagaggagaaggacgagaagaaaccaaaaataataaagaaagaggaaacGAAGGGTATCCCAGAGCTTGGAGAAGGGACTAGTGAAACTCAAGGTAAAATAGATTCTTCTGGGCGAAAAATGGGTATCAAGCTTAagctgaagaaggaagagaagaaggaggagaaaaaagaagaaaagaaagaggaatctAAAAAGGAATCACCAAGCCAGACTTCCTTTGGGAaattcagctggaaaaagaCTGAGAGAGACGATAAAACCCCAGCAGGAGCTATTCCAAAGGAGGAGAGtacagaaggaaacaaagaggaGAACAAGTGTCAGTCTGCAAAACCCCATGTGAAGCCCATTGAAATCAAGCTGTCTGGTAAAACTGTCATTCCACACACTAGCCCGTGGACACCAGTTGTTGTCACATCAACACCAGCAAAAATTCTACCCAATCTACCAGTCCCCACCATGATTTTCAGGAAGTCTACTACTGCAACAGTTAGCAAACCAGCACCTTTGAATACCTTTTTATCCATAAAATCCTCTGGAGCTACCACCAAACCACTGCCTGTGGTAAAAGAAACTAATGCAGACCTTCTGCTTCCCCCAGATATCATCTCAAAAGCTTTTGGAGGagaagaagtaattttaaaaggggcagaggaggatttgaaggcagcagagaaaagTGAATCTTCTCAGACTTCGGATATACCACCTCCACCCCCTCCTCCAATAGCAGTCCAGCAGACAGCTGTCATCCCCGCAGATGAAGTAGCTCCAGGTGTGTCTGAAAGTGAACAGACAATGCTGGCAATGCCTGTGAGAccccctccaccaccaccttcaACTGCTTTCAGTGAACAGGCAAAAAAGGTAGAGAAACGAAACTCTTGCTTGGCCACAGCCAATGCTAAAGATCTCTATGATATTTTTTACAGTAGTGGTGGAAAGAGTTCGGCTGACAGCAAGCCTGCCAGTTCTGCACTTCCAAATGGAGAAAACGGTAACCTAACAAAACCTGCAGATATATCTGCAAACCCTAAAACAAATAATAGCTCATCCTCCTCAAAAGAGGATTCTCAGAATGTGGCTACTGAAGTTAGCCAAGTCCACTCAACTGATAAAAGCTCAGAACTGGGGAAAACTGATATTCAGGAGACCTTAATACTTCATAATGACATGAGCCCTGACATTGAAAATGGTATTCAGAAAGATGTAGGCCAAAAATTTCAGACTCTTCTTTCAACAGATGTTCGGAACAAATTGAGAGAAGATTCCTCACATTGTAATAATCAAGTAACAGGGCACTGGGTTCTCAGTGAGAATCAGGCTgaaatgaacaagaaaacacttcagCCTCAGCTATCAGAAATGTCAGTCACAGAATGGCCAGAAACAAAAACTGCTTCTGGTTTCCAGATACCTGCAGAAATGGGACTTGTGGATATTAGAGGTAGAGAGCAGGTAGGCAGTCAGGTATTCTGTgatctgcagaaaacagaggTCCAAGAGAAGGTTGGACAGGAAGatgcaaataaaactgcagttaCTGACACAAATGTTCCTGGTACATTGGAGAAGGATATAGAGATGAAAGACTGGGAAGTAAAAGAGGTAAAGCCTGAGCTTAGCTTACACCCAAAGACTTTGTTAcctgaaacacagaataaaattcagaatttgGGAAACTCCCATTTAGTAGAGGAAAAATTAAGTGATAACTGTAGAACTCACTCAGAAACTGATAGTCCAGGCTTGCTCTGTAATTCTCAAAACacttcttcaaaagaaaaagctttagtAGCAGTAATGGCAGGGCAGAATTCTATTGATGCCTCCTTAAAagatgtaaaactgaaaaatatagCTTTGGAAGTATCTCATTCAGGAGCCTTTGGCAAAGCTCCCCGATTTTCAGAAACCCAAAGTAAGATTTCAGAACTGACAAGAAGTTCTGGTGAATGGGACACTTCCAGAACTAGTAATGGAGAACAGGTCATCACAACCTGTTCTTGTTCTGAAAGCAGTTGGGATCTATCAGGTTCTCCGAATGTAGAAGTAAAAACTAGTTCTAATGAAATTAGTGCTTCAGAATTGACAGAGGCACAGCCAGACACATGTCTCACCAACACAGAAACTAGAAGCAGCATATCAGAAGCTCAAGAAAATGTTCAACCTGAACCTTCAGGCCATGCAGTGTTAGATAACCAAACCCAAAGGCAGGAAGTTACATGGTTAGTCAACACCAGCTCTGCAAATATTGTTGAACTCAGATCCAGTGTAGAATTAGTAGTtgaagttgaaaaaaaatcattaggaCACACTGGATCTGAGGCAACATTAGATAATGTATTTATCAAAAGAGGTTCAAAAAAAGTAGAGATTGGAGGCTTTTCTAGGGCTCACTCTGATCTTGTTCAAGAGTCAGTAGTTGCTTTATCAGCAGATTTCCATCGGGAGCATCTTTCAGAAGAAGCTGTCCGCGCCCCAGAAACAAAGCATGAGGTTGTAAGAACCTCAGCAGCCAATGACTTTCATCTGAATTCCAGTCACTCAGGATTGAACACTGAGCAATCTGAAAGTCTCTCTGCAGATGTTCATGTGGATAGCAAGAAAGTTTCTTTGACATCAGATGATGTGAAAAACAATGAGTTTCCCTCCCAGAAAGCAGAGCTTGAGCTCAGAAGCGCTGATTTCAGTTTGGGAGATACTAAGGTAAAACATGAATGCTTCAGCATCCTTACAACAGGACTTTTAAATGAGAATATCAGAGAAGTCTCAAAACTAGAAACTATTACATCCATTAGGCTGGAGTCCAGTAAACTTAAGAAGCTAGGCAATGAAAAAACAGTGGGTGAAACAGAGATTACTGATTTTGCTACACTGAGTTCTGCTAGTCGGGAAGATGAATTTTGCACACGGATTTCTGAAACAGTTATGCCGCAGCTTGGATTGCAGTCCTCAAATAGTGACACTACAGAAGTGGTCATGCCAGTTCTAGAAATGCAGGGCATTTCTCCCACATCTGAGATCCTTCCACAAGTGGAGGAGAGCAAAGGTGGTGCTGTCGAGATGCCGTCACTGAGTTGTGACGGGGGCAGCGCAGAAAGTCAGGCTTCTGGGTGCATGGAAACTTTCCTTCCTGGGCTCAGAGAAACACATGGGAAGGAGGGTGGCTCAGGAGGCAAGGGAGCATGCACCATCCTGAGCAAGAAGACTGAGCAAACAGAAACTGCTGACAGTAGTTTGGAAGCTACAACAAAGTCAGGAGTCACTGAAAGCTTAGCTGAAAGCTTAGCAGAAAGCCCAGTGGGTTGA